A single window of bacterium DNA harbors:
- a CDS encoding DUF5615 family PIN-like protein: MTRLKLDENLPVELAELFTAAGHPAETVIGEGLGGKADEEVFSLCRAEGLVLVTLDLSFADIREHPPGTHAGIIVLRYAKQDKNYVMNNVRGFIPRLDKEPPAGEIWIVEEARIRIRGEE, encoded by the coding sequence TTGACCCGGTTGAAATTAGACGAAAACCTGCCGGTGGAATTGGCGGAGTTATTTACGGCCGCGGGGCATCCCGCCGAAACGGTAATCGGGGAAGGGTTGGGTGGAAAGGCGGACGAAGAGGTATTTTCGCTTTGCCGGGCCGAGGGCTTAGTTTTAGTCACGTTGGACTTGTCGTTTGCCGATATAAGGGAACACCCGCCGGGCACTCACGCCGGGATAATAGTGCTCCGCTACGCAAAGCAAGATAAAAATTACGTTATGAATAACGTCCGAGGATTTATACCGCGTTTGGATAAAGAACCCCCCGCCGGCGAAATCTGGATCGTAGAGGAAGCTCGCATCCGCATCCGCGGCGAGGAATAA
- a CDS encoding DUF433 domain-containing protein, translated as MDALERISVDPNVCHGKACIKGTRIMVSVILDNLAAGLTPEDIIKSYPTITREDIQAAVAYAAELAKERSVPIGN; from the coding sequence ATGGACGCCCTTGAGCGCATATCGGTGGACCCCAACGTATGCCACGGAAAGGCGTGCATCAAAGGGACGCGGATTATGGTTTCGGTTATTCTCGATAACCTCGCGGCCGGGTTGACGCCGGAAGATATAATAAAAAGTTATCCGACCATTACGAGAGAGGATATACAAGCGGCCGTGGCGTACGCCGCCGAACTCGCCAAAGAACGGTCCGTCCCGATAGGAAATTAG
- a CDS encoding DUF4926 domain-containing protein, whose product MTFKLLEPVVLVKDKPDFGLKTGDLGTVVEIYDDRAVEVEFVKTSGETLAVVTLSADDVRAGERDDVLAVRSSKTATT is encoded by the coding sequence ATGACATTTAAATTACTAGAGCCCGTAGTTCTGGTTAAAGATAAACCTGATTTCGGCCTCAAAACCGGAGACTTGGGGACCGTAGTCGAAATTTACGACGACCGCGCCGTGGAAGTCGAATTCGTAAAAACTTCCGGGGAAACTCTCGCCGTCGTGACGCTCTCAGCCGACGACGTTCGGGCGGGCGAACGCGACGACGTGCTGGCGGTAAGGTCGTCGAAAACAGCTACTACGTAA
- a CDS encoding adhesin: protein MPIPGFENAVIEPAKLRDYVLSEEHPIGRYKAAVFKKLGYTRENWRDLDEDIRQQILTGQFEQVETTPFGKKYVITGILSGPSGDAAPVVTVWIVKRGEEIPTFVTIYPLRGLYDI from the coding sequence ATGCCAATACCGGGTTTCGAAAACGCCGTTATCGAACCCGCTAAGTTACGCGACTACGTACTATCTGAAGAACATCCCATCGGTAGGTATAAGGCAGCGGTATTTAAAAAGCTGGGTTATACGAGGGAAAATTGGAGAGATTTGGACGAAGACATACGCCAACAAATACTAACGGGGCAATTCGAACAAGTCGAAACGACCCCGTTCGGAAAAAAATACGTCATCACAGGGATTTTATCGGGACCATCCGGGGACGCGGCGCCCGTAGTAACTGTCTGGATCGTGAAACGCGGCGAGGAAATACCGACGTTCGTTACCATATATCCGCTTAGGGGGTTATATGACATTTAA
- a CDS encoding CoB--CoM heterodisulfide reductase iron-sulfur subunit B family protein, translated as MENKYALFLGCTIPLRGRQYEKSAVEVARLFGAELEPQQDFACCGFPIKSATREGTLLLAARNLAVAEEAGLEVLALCSSCASVLAEVAEELAEDDGLRSRVNEKLAKVNRKVEKPPRVRHFARWLYEEVGPEAIKEKVVAPLGDFRFAVHYGCHYLKPSWAFHDAEDPEAPHSIGDLLRATGAAVVDYAEYKKCCGGALLGIDAELSLAIAGEKLTRVKAAGPDAVVLVCPFCAVMYDDNQKKIAAQLEQKLELPVLFLPQVLGLALGLSSKDVGLKLAKNKCEKLLAAFAGE; from the coding sequence ATGGAAAACAAGTACGCGCTATTCCTCGGCTGCACCATCCCGCTGCGAGGCCGCCAATACGAGAAGTCGGCCGTCGAGGTCGCACGGCTTTTCGGCGCCGAGCTCGAGCCTCAGCAGGATTTCGCCTGCTGCGGCTTCCCCATCAAATCCGCCACGCGCGAGGGGACGCTCTTGTTGGCCGCGCGCAACCTGGCCGTCGCCGAGGAGGCCGGCCTGGAGGTCCTCGCGCTCTGCTCGAGCTGCGCGTCGGTCCTGGCCGAGGTCGCGGAAGAACTGGCCGAGGACGACGGCCTCCGCTCGCGCGTCAACGAGAAGCTCGCGAAGGTTAACCGTAAGGTCGAGAAGCCGCCGCGGGTCCGCCACTTCGCGCGGTGGCTCTATGAGGAGGTCGGCCCGGAGGCCATTAAGGAGAAAGTGGTCGCGCCCCTCGGCGACTTCCGCTTCGCCGTCCACTACGGCTGCCACTACCTCAAGCCCTCCTGGGCCTTCCACGACGCCGAGGACCCGGAGGCGCCACATTCGATAGGCGACCTGTTACGGGCGACGGGCGCCGCGGTCGTCGACTACGCCGAATACAAGAAGTGCTGCGGCGGCGCGCTGTTGGGCATCGACGCGGAGCTGTCGCTCGCCATCGCCGGCGAGAAGCTGACGCGCGTCAAGGCCGCCGGCCCGGACGCCGTCGTCCTGGTGTGCCCGTTCTGCGCGGTGATGTACGACGACAACCAGAAAAAAATAGCGGCGCAGCTCGAGCAAAAGCTCGAGCTCCCGGTGCTGTTCCTGCCGCAGGTGCTGGGGCTGGCGCTGGGCCTCTCGAGCAAGGACGTCGGCCTGAAATTGGCGAAAAATAAATGTGAGAAGCTGCTCGCGGCGTTCGCGGGGGAATAG
- a CDS encoding 4Fe-4S dicluster domain-containing protein, producing the protein MTINKTDPGFKYDVAAEPGGEAIKYCFACGTCTAACPVRAIDERYNPRKIIRMILLGLRERVLSSDFIWLCSTCYSCEERCPQGVSFAEIITAVKNIAAREGKLHPAYVTQLDLLKQFGRLYELEEFDNKKRAKMGLAELKTTCDEVGKLLEES; encoded by the coding sequence ATGACCATCAATAAAACAGACCCCGGCTTCAAGTACGACGTCGCCGCGGAGCCCGGCGGCGAGGCCATAAAGTACTGCTTCGCCTGCGGCACCTGCACCGCGGCCTGTCCCGTCCGCGCCATCGACGAGCGCTACAACCCCCGCAAGATAATCCGGATGATCCTCTTGGGGCTCCGCGAGCGCGTCCTCTCGAGCGACTTCATCTGGCTGTGCTCCACCTGCTACTCCTGCGAGGAGCGCTGCCCGCAGGGGGTATCCTTCGCCGAGATAATCACCGCGGTGAAAAATATCGCCGCCCGGGAGGGCAAGCTGCACCCGGCGTACGTGACCCAGCTCGACCTTCTCAAGCAGTTCGGCCGCCTCTACGAGTTGGAGGAGTTCGACAACAAGAAGCGCGCCAAGATGGGCCTGGCCGAGCTCAAGACCACCTGCGACGAAGTGGGCAAGCTGCTGGAAGAATCGTAA
- a CDS encoding alanine dehydrogenase — translation MDVGIPKEQTSAETRVAVTPMGAYALTCAGHHVFVETEAGADAGFADEEYEKAGATVVFSPQEVYGRAEVVAKVHPPNVDEIALMNEGAVVFSAIQLGAQVDEAVRATLDKKVVAVGYEILEDDRGEFPVMKIISELVGHMAPSIAGRYLSHYEGGRGVALANLPGIPPVAVAIVGAGNVGTMAAKSFAALGVQTHLFDRSVANLRRAEAVVPAVITHMAEAPNIGRACEYADVVITAAYVHGDRPPMLVTEEMVRSMKPGAVLMDIAIDQGGCVETSRPTSHADPVFEKFGVTHYCVPNIAAAVPRTCSYAFNSNLKEYLAEVTALGVAEAARRKPGLRKGIYFLEGACTHPRLCDLFSLEYTPIEGIIGD, via the coding sequence ATGGACGTCGGAATCCCCAAAGAACAAACGTCGGCCGAGACGCGCGTAGCGGTGACGCCTATGGGCGCGTACGCGCTTACGTGCGCAGGCCACCACGTCTTCGTCGAGACGGAGGCGGGCGCCGATGCCGGCTTCGCGGACGAGGAGTACGAGAAGGCCGGCGCGACGGTCGTCTTCTCGCCGCAGGAGGTCTACGGCCGAGCGGAAGTCGTCGCTAAGGTGCACCCGCCCAACGTCGACGAAATCGCGCTGATGAACGAGGGCGCCGTCGTCTTCAGCGCCATTCAACTCGGCGCCCAGGTGGACGAGGCCGTGCGGGCGACGTTGGACAAGAAGGTCGTGGCCGTCGGCTACGAGATATTGGAGGACGACCGCGGCGAGTTCCCGGTGATGAAGATAATATCGGAGCTGGTGGGCCATATGGCGCCCAGCATCGCCGGCCGCTACCTCTCCCACTACGAGGGGGGGCGCGGCGTCGCGCTCGCCAATCTCCCCGGCATCCCGCCGGTGGCCGTGGCCATCGTGGGCGCCGGCAACGTGGGGACGATGGCGGCGAAGTCCTTCGCGGCGCTGGGCGTTCAGACCCACCTCTTCGACCGCTCGGTCGCCAATTTAAGACGGGCGGAGGCCGTAGTGCCGGCGGTCATTACCCATATGGCGGAAGCTCCCAATATAGGCCGGGCGTGCGAGTACGCCGACGTCGTCATTACCGCGGCCTACGTCCACGGCGACAGGCCGCCCATGCTCGTTACCGAGGAGATGGTCCGTTCGATGAAGCCGGGCGCCGTCCTGATGGACATCGCCATCGACCAGGGCGGCTGCGTCGAGACCAGCCGGCCCACCAGCCACGCCGACCCGGTGTTCGAGAAGTTCGGCGTCACCCACTACTGCGTGCCCAACATCGCCGCCGCGGTGCCGCGCACCTGCTCGTACGCGTTCAACAGCAACCTCAAGGAATATTTGGCCGAAGTGACGGCGTTGGGGGTGGCGGAGGCCGCGCGTCGGAAGCCGGGTTTGCGTAAAGGGATATACTTCCTCGAAGGCGCCTGCACCCATCCCCGCCTGTGCGACCTGTTCAGCCTCGAGTATACGCCCATCGAAGGGATTATCGGCGACTAA
- a CDS encoding acetyl-CoA hydrolase/transferase C-terminal domain-containing protein — protein sequence MSWLEDYKNKRTTAAEAVKVIKSGDNVHIHPGCAEPITLVEAMTARAPELQGVRVWHLLTFGPAPYMAPEMAPHFRHMAYFTGPNARAAVNEGRAEYIPIYLYEIGNLILDGFYDVDVVLCNLSPPDEHGFCSFGAGVDVTKPAAEKARYVIAQINPRVPRALGDSFIHVRKLTHIVEVDEPLKEMPGAGQVSETAMKIGRHVAELIEDGSTMQMGIGEIPDAVLASLGGHKDLGVHTEMFSDGVIDLIENGIVTNARKTLHRGKVIAGFVLGSRRLNEYVDNNPVFEFHPQNYVNDPFVIAQNEKQVAMNSAIEVDITGQVCADSIGTRIYSGFGGQVDFIRGAAYSKGGKPIIALPSTARGGEVSRVVDKLKPGAGVVTNRADVHYVVTEFGVASLHGRSLQQRARELIKIAHPDFREELERAAFERNLL from the coding sequence ATGAGTTGGCTCGAAGATTACAAGAATAAGCGCACGACCGCGGCCGAGGCGGTCAAGGTCATAAAATCGGGCGATAATGTGCACATCCACCCCGGCTGCGCCGAGCCCATAACGCTGGTGGAGGCGATGACGGCCCGGGCGCCGGAGCTTCAGGGCGTGCGCGTGTGGCACCTCCTGACCTTCGGGCCGGCGCCGTATATGGCCCCCGAGATGGCGCCCCACTTCCGCCATATGGCCTATTTCACCGGGCCCAACGCCCGGGCGGCGGTGAACGAAGGCCGCGCCGAGTATATACCCATTTATCTTTACGAAATAGGCAACTTGATACTCGATGGTTTCTACGACGTGGACGTCGTCCTGTGCAACCTCTCGCCGCCGGACGAACACGGCTTCTGCTCCTTCGGCGCCGGCGTGGACGTAACCAAGCCCGCCGCGGAGAAGGCCCGCTACGTTATAGCGCAGATAAACCCCCGGGTGCCGCGGGCGCTGGGCGACTCGTTCATCCACGTACGCAAGCTGACGCACATCGTCGAGGTCGACGAGCCGCTCAAGGAGATGCCCGGCGCGGGGCAAGTGTCCGAGACGGCGATGAAGATAGGCCGGCACGTCGCGGAGCTCATCGAGGACGGCTCCACCATGCAGATGGGCATCGGCGAGATTCCCGACGCGGTGCTGGCGTCGCTGGGCGGCCACAAGGACCTCGGCGTCCACACCGAGATGTTCTCCGACGGCGTAATTGACCTCATCGAGAACGGCATCGTTACCAACGCGCGCAAGACGCTGCACCGCGGCAAGGTCATCGCCGGCTTCGTCCTGGGCAGCCGCCGCCTTAATGAGTACGTCGACAACAACCCGGTATTCGAGTTCCACCCCCAGAACTACGTCAACGACCCGTTCGTAATTGCCCAGAACGAGAAGCAGGTCGCGATGAATTCCGCCATCGAAGTCGACATCACGGGCCAGGTGTGCGCGGACTCCATCGGCACCCGCATCTACTCCGGCTTCGGTGGCCAGGTGGACTTCATCCGCGGCGCGGCGTACTCCAAGGGCGGCAAACCCATTATTGCGCTGCCCTCCACCGCCAGGGGCGGCGAAGTCTCGCGCGTCGTGGACAAGCTCAAGCCGGGGGCCGGCGTCGTGACCAACCGCGCCGACGTGCACTACGTCGTGACGGAGTTCGGCGTGGCGTCGCTGCACGGCCGCTCGCTTCAGCAGCGCGCCCGGGAGCTAATTAAAATCGCCCACCCCGACTTCCGCGAGGAGCTGGAGCGGGCGGCCTTTGAGCGTAATTTATTGTAA